The proteins below are encoded in one region of Hordeum vulgare subsp. vulgare chromosome 3H, MorexV3_pseudomolecules_assembly, whole genome shotgun sequence:
- the LOC123440001 gene encoding SNF1-related protein kinase regulatory subunit gamma-1-like — translation MEMAAPAAGGSGGATASGEYWSEALKSFLDHIPVSSLSGALQPSSSPALELNLDGCVLEAIGSMRRANAGGAVIVDEVHGSLGKFVDRDIGFVDFPSLVLWALEELDRVSTEREDKSSDFLSSLKLHPQIAETKISWLAKLFLWEPFFPVRSHDTLFHTMLLFSKHHRLNVIPVVESVNSSVNGFVTQNAVMELLLQSSGLEWLDKIADKQLSEFRFANTSKPVHVYSDETVAYTFRVLSKEKTGVAVIDGKTRRLTGMIQCSDVYLLLDDSSLFSNRKIMSAEEFVKMKNKDEKCSTEHSSELESQSIPSLGSRRQQPVVTNRRSDTLKQVMENLAASGSSCSFIVDEQGHVEGVVTPRDVISVFSPPCMDSRIDGGTFFSAALEQAGCRVENGQMIRSS, via the exons ATGGAGATGGCAGCACCGGCGGCCGGCGGCAGCGGAGGAGCGACGGCATCAGGGGAGTACTGGAGCGAGGCGCTTAAGTCGTTCCTCGACCACATCCCCGTCTCCTCTCTCTCCGGCGCGCTCCAGCCCTCTTCCTCCCCAG CGTTGGAGCTCAACCTTGATGGCTGCGTGCTGGAGGCAATCGGTTCCATGCGCCGCGCCAATGCCGGCGGCGCCGTGATCGTCGACGAGGTACACGGTAGCCTTGGCAAGTTCGTGGACCGCGACATAGGATTCGTTGATTTCCCCAGCCTCGTCCTATGGGCACTCGAg gaacttgacagagtgagcACTGAACGAGAAGACAAGAGTTCCGACTTCCTCTCAAGTCTGAAACTGCATCCTCAGATTGCAGAAACCAAG ATTTCCTGGTTAGcgaagctgttcctgtgggagCCATTCTTCCCCGTTCGGTCCCATGATACGCTCTTCCACACAATGCTGCTCTTCTCGAAACATCACAGGCTCAATGTGATACCTGTTGTTGAGTCGGTCAACTCCAGTGTTAATGGATTTGTTACTCAG AATGCAGTAATGGAGCTGCTTCTCCAGTCAAGTGGTCTTGAATGGCTCGATAAAATCGCAGACAAACAACTATCCGAATTCAG ATTTGCCAATACGAGCAAGCCTGTTCATGTGTACTCGGATGAGACTGTGGCCTACACGTTTCGTGTTCTTTCCAAGGAGAAAACAGGAGTTGCAGTTATCGACGGAAAAACTAGGCGTTTGACTGGAATGATTCAGTGCAGCGATGTGTACCTGCTGTTGGACGATAGCTCCTTGTTCAGCAACAGAAA GATCATGAGTGCCGAGGAATTCgtcaagatgaagaacaaggatgAAAAATGCAGCACTGAGCATTCATCAGAATTGGAGAGCCAGAGCATCCCCAGCCTCGGAAGCAGGAGGCAACAACCTGTTGTAACGAACCGGAGGTCTGACACCCTGAAGCAAGTAATGGAGAATCTAGCAGCTTCAGGAAGCAGCTGCAGCTTCATCGTGGACGAGCAGGGGCACGTGGAAGGAGTCGTGACGCCAAGAGACGTCATCTCCGTCTTCTCCCCGCCGTGCATGGACTCGAGGATCGATGGGGGCACCTTCTTCTCCGCCGCGCTTGAGCAGGCCGGCTGCCGCGTTGAGAATGGGCAGATGATTAGGAGCTCTTAG